In Acidovorax sp. 106, the following proteins share a genomic window:
- a CDS encoding ABC transporter substrate-binding protein, translated as MQRRNFVKLGGAAAALQLLPSIGFSQQGDVFRIGSLTPITGAGSPYGPGMQQAIRMAVDEVNAAGGAGGRKLELFTEDDQTKPDAAVLAAKKLIEVNKVQAVLGTWASGVTLAVMPLTDAAGLIQMNVSGAPAISTLDTKDLVWRFQATNDRFGAAFAEICTKRGFKRPATMAFNNASGLGNVEGFTKAWEKRGGKVAAHVTYEPSRPSYRSELQKILAAKPDVIVMGSYLPDTTIILREWFQSGADTKWIIPGWAANPDLVKALGAEVCEGIISVDTVSNEKSASYAQFDAAFTKATGKAASTNIYAAMAYDMVISLALAMEAAGPKATVEQVNAKLRDVSNAPGTAVFTFAEGKAQLAKKAKVNYEGASSKLDFDKAGDVTPDFGVFIIEKGQLVRRDVVSITM; from the coding sequence ATGCAACGTAGAAATTTCGTCAAGCTCGGCGGCGCCGCCGCGGCTCTGCAGCTCCTTCCCTCCATCGGCTTCAGCCAGCAGGGCGATGTGTTCCGCATCGGCTCGCTCACGCCCATCACGGGCGCGGGCAGCCCCTACGGCCCGGGCATGCAGCAGGCCATTCGCATGGCGGTAGACGAGGTCAATGCCGCAGGTGGTGCCGGTGGCCGCAAGCTCGAACTCTTTACTGAAGACGACCAGACCAAACCCGACGCGGCTGTGCTGGCGGCCAAGAAGCTGATCGAGGTGAACAAGGTGCAGGCGGTGCTGGGCACCTGGGCATCGGGCGTGACGCTGGCTGTGATGCCGCTGACCGATGCTGCGGGCTTGATCCAGATGAACGTGTCGGGCGCGCCCGCCATTTCGACGCTGGACACCAAGGACCTGGTGTGGCGCTTTCAGGCCACCAACGACCGCTTTGGCGCGGCGTTTGCCGAGATCTGCACCAAGCGCGGCTTCAAGCGCCCGGCCACCATGGCGTTCAACAACGCATCGGGCCTGGGCAATGTCGAAGGCTTTACCAAGGCCTGGGAAAAGCGCGGTGGCAAGGTGGCAGCGCACGTCACCTACGAGCCCAGCCGCCCCAGCTACCGCAGCGAGCTGCAAAAGATCCTGGCGGCCAAGCCCGATGTGATCGTGATGGGTTCTTACTTGCCCGACACCACCATCATCCTGCGCGAGTGGTTCCAGTCCGGCGCCGACACCAAGTGGATCATCCCCGGCTGGGCGGCCAACCCCGACTTGGTGAAGGCCCTGGGCGCCGAGGTGTGCGAGGGCATCATTTCGGTGGACACGGTGTCCAACGAAAAGAGCGCTTCGTATGCCCAGTTTGACGCGGCCTTCACCAAGGCCACGGGCAAGGCCGCCTCCACCAACATCTACGCCGCCATGGCGTACGACATGGTGATCTCGCTGGCGCTGGCCATGGAAGCTGCTGGCCCCAAGGCCACGGTAGAGCAGGTTAACGCCAAGCTGCGCGATGTCTCCAACGCCCCCGGCACCGCAGTGTTCACCTTTGCCGAAGGCAAGGCGCAACTGGCCAAAAAGGCCAAGGTGAACTACGAAGGCGCGTCGAGCAAGCTGGACTTTGACAAGGCGGGCGATGTGACGCCGGACTTTGGCGTGTTCATCATCGAAAAGGGCCAGCTGGTGCGCCGCGACGTGGTGTCCATCACCATGTGA
- a CDS encoding amidohydrolase family protein has protein sequence MTTLLIENSRVLDVHALTLRTGLSVLVQDGRIAAVGTDLQVPEGTTTLDAKGMTLMPGLIDCHVHVVASSFNLGTVAKMPNVFTMLRSLPIMKGMLDRGFTTVRDAGGADWSLAEAVRTGLVPGPRIFPAGKALSQTGGHADFRQRNDDLDVCSCAYKLGNIGRVVDGVDACRLAVREEILKGATQIKVMASGGVASPNDPIGNLGYSEAELRAIVEEASNANTYVMAHAYTPRAIARAVRCGVRTIEHGNLVDAPTAELMAEMGAFMVPTLITYEGLANEGARYGLPAASVAKIDSVRGQGKEAIKILAKAGVKMGLGSDLLAETHYLQSDELRLRAEILGNGPVLQQATLIGAEILGQQGQLGEIAPGAIADLLLVDGNPLTDITCLLGQGEHIRAIVKDGAFVKNTL, from the coding sequence ATGACCACTTTGTTGATTGAAAACAGCCGCGTTCTGGATGTGCATGCCCTGACTTTGCGCACCGGCCTGTCCGTTCTGGTGCAGGACGGCCGCATCGCGGCGGTAGGCACCGACCTGCAGGTGCCAGAAGGGACCACCACGCTCGACGCTAAGGGCATGACCCTGATGCCCGGCCTGATCGATTGCCACGTGCACGTGGTGGCCTCGTCGTTCAACCTGGGCACGGTGGCGAAGATGCCCAATGTGTTCACCATGCTGCGCTCGCTGCCCATCATGAAGGGCATGCTGGACCGGGGCTTTACCACCGTGCGCGATGCGGGCGGGGCCGATTGGTCGCTGGCCGAGGCGGTGCGCACGGGGCTGGTGCCAGGGCCGCGCATCTTCCCTGCGGGCAAGGCGCTGTCGCAAACGGGTGGGCATGCAGACTTCCGCCAGCGCAACGATGACCTGGATGTGTGCTCGTGCGCCTACAAGCTGGGCAACATTGGCCGCGTGGTCGATGGCGTGGATGCTTGCCGTCTGGCGGTGCGTGAAGAAATCCTGAAGGGTGCCACGCAGATCAAGGTGATGGCATCGGGCGGCGTGGCATCGCCCAACGACCCGATTGGCAACCTGGGCTATTCAGAGGCCGAGCTGCGCGCCATTGTGGAAGAGGCCTCCAACGCCAACACCTATGTGATGGCCCATGCCTATACCCCCCGCGCCATTGCCCGCGCCGTGCGCTGCGGTGTGCGCACCATTGAGCATGGCAACCTGGTGGATGCACCCACGGCAGAGCTGATGGCAGAGATGGGGGCCTTCATGGTGCCCACGCTCATCACTTACGAAGGCCTGGCCAACGAGGGAGCGCGCTATGGCTTGCCTGCTGCGTCCGTCGCCAAGATTGACAGCGTGCGCGGGCAGGGCAAAGAGGCGATCAAGATCTTGGCCAAGGCGGGCGTGAAGATGGGCCTGGGCAGCGACCTGCTGGCCGAAACGCACTACCTGCAGTCTGACGAGCTGCGCCTGCGCGCCGAGATTCTGGGCAACGGCCCGGTGCTGCAGCAGGCCACGCTGATTGGCGCAGAGATATTGGGCCAGCAAGGTCAGCTGGGCGAGATTGCCCCCGGCGCCATTGCAGACCTCTTGCTCGTCGATGGCAACCCGCTGACCGACATCACCTGCCTGCTGGGCCAGGGCGAGCACATCCGCGCCATCGTCAAGGACGGCGCCTTCGTCAAGAACACCCTCTGA
- a CDS encoding LysR substrate-binding domain-containing protein, protein MRRLCPTISELNAFHSAAKHQAFTMAARELCVTQSAISRHIAALEDYLGQKLFIRKATGLELTEAGATYLNATRPAMAALESATAQLMSYGGDGGSLNLSVPPTFAAQWLFPRLGHFKRTLPQVSLNFVRYQHAHDFATPHEFDAAIQYGYGNWPSANARYLIGKETSIVCSPQLRDALPLRTPQDLVRATLLQHIEVPLAWQDWMQANSLDTSASRFGPGFNLYSLIIRAAVSGFGVGIVPTCLVEDELAAGTLVEPLKDRFDSPLGYYLCAPTARTNLSVYRLVAGWLEHCCNHAEGAAAAATAEAGAGCIFCAPQQGAGGAHTVATAAAIAG, encoded by the coding sequence ATGCGCCGTCTGTGCCCCACGATTTCAGAGCTGAACGCCTTTCACTCTGCCGCCAAGCACCAAGCCTTCACCATGGCCGCGCGCGAGCTGTGTGTGACGCAAAGCGCCATCAGCCGCCACATTGCCGCGCTAGAGGACTACCTGGGCCAGAAGCTGTTCATCCGCAAGGCCACCGGGCTGGAGCTGACCGAGGCAGGCGCCACCTACCTCAACGCCACCCGCCCCGCCATGGCCGCGCTGGAATCGGCCACAGCACAGCTCATGTCCTACGGGGGCGATGGCGGCTCGCTCAACCTGTCGGTGCCGCCCACGTTTGCGGCGCAGTGGCTCTTCCCGCGCCTGGGCCACTTCAAGCGCACGCTGCCGCAGGTGTCGCTGAACTTTGTGCGCTACCAGCACGCGCACGACTTTGCGACGCCGCACGAGTTTGACGCCGCCATCCAGTACGGCTACGGCAACTGGCCCAGCGCCAATGCGCGCTACCTCATCGGCAAGGAAACCAGCATCGTCTGCAGCCCCCAACTGCGCGACGCCCTGCCCTTGCGTACCCCGCAAGACCTGGTGCGCGCCACGCTGCTGCAACACATCGAGGTGCCCCTGGCCTGGCAAGACTGGATGCAGGCCAACAGCCTGGACACCAGCGCCAGCCGCTTCGGGCCGGGCTTCAACCTCTACTCGCTCATCATCCGCGCAGCCGTTTCAGGCTTTGGCGTAGGCATCGTGCCCACCTGCCTGGTGGAAGACGAGCTGGCTGCAGGCACGCTGGTCGAGCCCCTGAAAGACCGCTTTGACAGCCCCCTGGGCTACTACCTGTGCGCACCCACGGCCCGCACCAACTTGTCGGTGTACCGACTGGTGGCCGGGTGGCTGGAGCATTGCTGCAACCATGCAGAAGGGGCGGCTGCGGCTGCGACTGCAGAGGCCGGGGCGGGCTGTATTTTTTGCGCGCCACAGCAGGGCGCGGGGGGAGCCCACACCGTCGCCACTGCCGCAGCCATTGCGGGTTGA
- a CDS encoding GntR family transcriptional regulator, giving the protein MTLTPSKNKAKTSTAPPVNTVGSLPGMAVERTHPTLRQLAVEKLKHTIVEGHLPPGSRLVERKLCELLDVSRSIVRETLGQLEAEGWITKEPYKGPTVAVIDEDSIRQIFEMRAAVEGYVAALCAERATPAQIEELEASINAMDEAQASGNAEAQIEAIEDFYEVLLEAAGNALMASYLASQRSRLARLRRLSLSHASRACASVEEKRGILLAIRNRDPKRAKSLAEQHVWNSSESLLAVLRKDN; this is encoded by the coding sequence ATGACACTTACTCCCTCAAAAAACAAAGCAAAAACAAGCACAGCCCCGCCCGTAAATACCGTCGGTTCGCTCCCAGGTATGGCGGTGGAGCGCACGCACCCTACGCTTCGGCAATTGGCGGTGGAAAAACTCAAACACACCATCGTGGAAGGTCATCTACCACCTGGCTCCCGACTCGTAGAACGCAAGCTCTGCGAACTTTTGGACGTGAGCAGAAGCATCGTTCGAGAGACCTTGGGCCAGTTAGAGGCCGAGGGATGGATTACCAAAGAGCCCTACAAAGGACCCACGGTCGCGGTGATCGACGAAGACAGCATTCGCCAGATATTTGAAATGCGTGCAGCCGTTGAAGGGTACGTGGCTGCACTGTGCGCAGAGCGAGCCACCCCCGCGCAAATCGAGGAACTCGAAGCGAGCATCAATGCAATGGATGAGGCCCAAGCCTCGGGCAATGCCGAAGCCCAAATTGAGGCCATAGAGGACTTCTACGAAGTGCTGCTGGAAGCGGCTGGCAACGCACTGATGGCGAGCTATCTGGCATCACAAAGAAGCCGCCTTGCACGACTGCGCAGACTCTCGCTTTCTCACGCTTCTCGAGCCTGCGCAAGTGTCGAGGAAAAACGCGGCATCCTGCTCGCAATCCGCAATCGCGATCCCAAGAGGGCCAAATCTCTTGCCGAGCAGCATGTTTGGAATTCATCGGAAAGCCTGCTTGCGGTGCTACGCAAAGATAATTAG